From Halichondria panicea chromosome 12, odHalPani1.1, whole genome shotgun sequence, a single genomic window includes:
- the LOC135345594 gene encoding putative phosphatidylglycerol/phosphatidylinositol transfer protein DDB_G0282107 produces MKTVTVLVCFCLLLVSSSAAKQFNVGDIWKDCSKSGDAVKINSVTISPEQPEKGETVSVEAVITVQNNTMITGGKINVTASLDNVPLLEKIFDLCSESSIIGVNCPLTSGQRTLSAKPTITDLAPPGNYTILAIIEDQNKQEVLCIKADFKL; encoded by the exons ATGAAGACTGTCACAGTGTTAGTTTGCTTTTGTCTGCTTCTGGTGTCCTCATCAGCAGCCAAACAGTTCAATGTTGGAGACATTTGGAAGGACTGCA gtAAGTCAGGGGATGCAGTCAAGATCAACTCAGTGACAATATCACCAGAGCAGCCAGAGAAAGGAGAGACAGTGTCAGTAGAGGCTGTCATCACTGTACAGA ACAACACCATGATCACTGGTGGGAAGATCAATGTAACTGCATCATTGGACAATGTCCCATTGTTGGAGAAGATCTTTGACTTATGCTCAGAGTCTTCTATTATTGGTGTCAACTGTCCCCTAACTTCTGGACAGCGTACCCTCTCTGCTAAGCCGACCATCACTGACCTGGCCCCTCCT GGAAACTATACTATCCTTGCCATCATTGAAGACCAAAACAAACAAGAGGTGCTTTGCATAAAAGCTGATTTTAAACTCTAA
- the LOC135345592 gene encoding putative phosphatidylglycerol/phosphatidylinositol transfer protein DDB_G0278295 gives MKLICLFTLSLLILCHAKPFKVEWSTLLKASVNTKPLDPPDITNCTKPTDEGEINSVTFDPAEPKAGDTVTIEASFFLKENVTKGTITVSADFDGQQLYSGDLNLCDVAKEVGLPCPLLYGAHNFKVELPLPSLTPTGTYSGKGVITDQNDKEVACGEGTYKL, from the exons ATGAAGCTCATCTGCTTGTTTACACTTAGTTTACTGATATTGTGTCATGCCAAACCTTTCAAAGTGGAGTGGTCAACACTACTGAAGGCCTCGGTCAATACTAAACCACTTGATCCACCAGATATAACCAACTGCA CTAAGCCAACAGATGAAGGAGAGATCAACTCTGTGACCTTCGACCCAGCTGAGCCCAAGGCAGGGGACACCGTCACCATCGAAGCCTCATTCTTTCTTA AGGAAAATGTCACCAAAGGTACTATTACCGTGAGTGCTGATTTTgatggtcaacagctgtacaGTGGTGACCTTAATCTGTGCGATGTGGCTAAGGAGGTTGGTCTACCCTGTCCACTTCTGTATGGAGCGCATAATTTTAAAGTAGAACTGCCACTTCCTTCCCTCACTCCAACA GGCACCTACTCTGGTAAGGGGGTCATTACTGACCAGAACGATAAAGAGGTCGCCTGTGGAGAGGGAACGTACAAACTATAG
- the LOC135345551 gene encoding deoxynucleoside triphosphate triphosphohydrolase SAMHD1-like isoform X1: protein MAKRRRHGVVEAPTLEELISPVQQAKKRRLEEKSPGAWSVEEVTHYLSRAGLDESVAKAFRDHSISGRHLLGLTSVELQEMGIGALGQRKELLSLINSLSRISLSGHEKVFNDPIHGHIEIHPLMVKIIDTPQFQRLRNIKQLGGCYYVFQGASHNRFEHSIGVGYLAGELVSMLQSKQPELNISQQDLLCVKIAGLCHDLGHGPFSHMFDGSFIPQAIPGSHWKHEEASVMMFEYLLSSNNLHSEFEGYGLGERDVLFIKEQIAGPREGHSPIKDWPYSGRHEEKSFLYEIVANKRNGIDVDKWDYFARDCHCLGIPTNFDLRRFMAFARVIEVKHRKQICTRDKEVGNLYEMFHTRNSLHRRAYQHKTSNIIEYMLTEALLKADPHLYLRGVNGSVRMSEAIHDPVAYTRLTDSVTQRILESTEPALQESRDILAKIERRELYKCVGQTAPPSGVYLSKDTSSQLATDIIDSLMGVCPLTSADLVVDLVTFDYGKGDENPIDYMSFYSKHEPEHAIKVRKDQVSEMLPHKFREQIVRVYCKRLDKASLEAAQRYFLAWCRKLSCVTPEGSPEENDFTPYGTPYTTPLKSEDNTTPVNAGSAVRQLFSKIASHKQ from the exons ATGGCCAAGAGAAGACGGCACGGTGTAGTAGAGGCCCCTACACTAGAGGAGCTCATCTCTCCTGTGCAGCAGGCAAAGAAGCGTCGCCTGGAGGAGAAGTCTCCTGGTGCCTGGAGTGTGGAGGAGGTCACACACTATCTGAGCAGAGCAGGCTTGGATGAGTCAGTAGCCAAGGCCTTCAGAG atcACTCTATTAGTGGTCGCCACTTGCTGGGATTGACATCAGTAGAGTTGCAAGAGATGGGAATTGG AGCTTTGGGTCAGCGTAAAGAGCTGCTTTCTCTCATCAACTCTCTCAGCAGAATAAGTCTGTCAGGTCATGAGAAG GTGTTCAACGATCCCATCCATGGACATATTGAAATCCATCCTCTTATGGTTAAGATAATAGACACTCCACAGTTCCAGCGTCTGCGCAATATCAAGCAACTAGGAGGTTGCTATTACGTGTTCCAAGGAGCATCGCACAATCGCTTTGAGCACTCTATTGG agttgGTTACCTTGCTGGAGAGTTGGTCTCCATGCTACAAAGCAAACAACCTGAGCTCAATATCTCTCAACAAGATCTCCTCTGTGTCAAGATAGCCGGCCTTTGCCATGACCTGG GTCATGGTCCATTCTCACACATGTTTGATGGCAGCTTTATCCCTCAGGCCATCCCTGGCAGCCATTGGAAG caTGAGGAAGCCTCTGTGATGATGTTTGAGTATTTGCTGAGCAGTAATAACCTTCACTCTGAGTTTGAGGGTTATGGTTTAGGAGAGAGAGATGTGTTGTTCATTAAAGAACAGATAGCTGGGCCAAGAGAGGGTCATAGTCCAATCAAGGACTGGCCCTATAGTGGAAGACATGAGGAGAAGAGCTTCCTGTATGAG atAGTGGCCAATAAGAGGAATGGAATTGATGTTGATAAATGGGACTATTTTGCTCGAGATTGTCATTGTCTGGGCATTCCAACAAACTTTGACCTCCGTCGCTTCATGGCCTTTGCAAGGGTCATAGAGGTCAAACATCGGAAGCAAATCTGTACACGAGACAAG GAAGTGGGCAACTTGTACGAGATGTTCCACACTCGCAACTCTCTCCACAGAAGAGCTTATCAACACAAGACCTCCAACATTATTGAATACATGCTGACAGAGGCACTTTTAAAGGCTGACCCCCACCTATATCTGCGGGGGGTCAACGG gagtgtGCGTATGTCAGAGGCTATCCACGATCCTGTAGCCTACACTCGTCTCACTGACAGTGTTACACAGAGGATCCTAGAGTCCACAGAGCCAGCACTACAAgag TCACGAGATATTCTTGCTAAGATAGAGCGGAGGGAACTGTACAAGTGTGTGGGACAGACAGCTCCACCTTCAGGTGTTTACTTGAGCAAG gatACTTCAAGTCAACTAGCCACAGACATCATTGATAGTCTGATGGGTGTTTGCCCTTTGACCTCTGCTGACCTTGTAGTGGACCTAGTGACCTTTGATTATGGCAAAGGAGATGAGAATCCGATTGATTATATGAGTTTTTATTCCAAACATGAGCCAGAGCATGCCATCAAGGTGCGCAAGGATCAAGTGTCTGAGATGCTCCCTCACAAGTTCAGAGAGCAAATAGTTCGTGTGTACTGCAAGAGACTGGACAAGGCCAGTCTGGAGGCTGCTCAGAG gtATTTCCTGGCCTGGTGTAGGAAGCTGTCCTGTGTTACACCCGAG GGCTCTCCTGAGGAGAATGACTTCACACCGTATGGTACTCCCTACACTACACCACTCAAGTCAGAGGACAACACAACGCCAGTTAATGCTGGGTCAGCAGTTAGACAACTATTCTCAAAGATTGCATCTCACAAACAATAA
- the LOC135345551 gene encoding deoxynucleoside triphosphate triphosphohydrolase SAMHD1-like isoform X2, protein MAKRRRHGVVEAPTLEELISPVQQAKKRRLEEKSPGAWSVEEVTHYLSRAGLDESVAKAFRDHSISGRHLLGLTSVELQEMGIGALGQRKELLSLINSLSRISLSGHEKVFNDPIHGHIEIHPLMVKIIDTPQFQRLRNIKQLGGCYYVFQGASHNRFEHSIGVGYLAGELVSMLQSKQPELNISQQDLLCVKIAGLCHDLGHGPFSHMFDGSFIPQAIPGSHWKHEEASVMMFEYLLSSNNLHSEFEGYGLGERDVLFIKEQIAGPREGHSPIKDWPYSGRHEEKSFLYEIVANKRNGIDVDKWDYFARDCHCLGIPTNFDLRRFMAFARVIEVKHRKQICTRDKEVGNLYEMFHTRNSLHRRAYQHKTSNIIEYMLTEALLKADPHLYLRGVNGSVRMSEAIHDPVAYTRLTDSVTQRILESTEPALQESRDILAKIERRELYKCVGQTAPPSGVYLSKDTSSQLATDIIDSLMGVCPLTSADLVVDLVTFDYGKGDENPIDYMSFYSKHEPEHAIKVRKDQVSEMLPHKFREQIVRVYCKRLDKASLEAAQRYFLAWCRKLSCVTPELCIAGLS, encoded by the exons ATGGCCAAGAGAAGACGGCACGGTGTAGTAGAGGCCCCTACACTAGAGGAGCTCATCTCTCCTGTGCAGCAGGCAAAGAAGCGTCGCCTGGAGGAGAAGTCTCCTGGTGCCTGGAGTGTGGAGGAGGTCACACACTATCTGAGCAGAGCAGGCTTGGATGAGTCAGTAGCCAAGGCCTTCAGAG atcACTCTATTAGTGGTCGCCACTTGCTGGGATTGACATCAGTAGAGTTGCAAGAGATGGGAATTGG AGCTTTGGGTCAGCGTAAAGAGCTGCTTTCTCTCATCAACTCTCTCAGCAGAATAAGTCTGTCAGGTCATGAGAAG GTGTTCAACGATCCCATCCATGGACATATTGAAATCCATCCTCTTATGGTTAAGATAATAGACACTCCACAGTTCCAGCGTCTGCGCAATATCAAGCAACTAGGAGGTTGCTATTACGTGTTCCAAGGAGCATCGCACAATCGCTTTGAGCACTCTATTGG agttgGTTACCTTGCTGGAGAGTTGGTCTCCATGCTACAAAGCAAACAACCTGAGCTCAATATCTCTCAACAAGATCTCCTCTGTGTCAAGATAGCCGGCCTTTGCCATGACCTGG GTCATGGTCCATTCTCACACATGTTTGATGGCAGCTTTATCCCTCAGGCCATCCCTGGCAGCCATTGGAAG caTGAGGAAGCCTCTGTGATGATGTTTGAGTATTTGCTGAGCAGTAATAACCTTCACTCTGAGTTTGAGGGTTATGGTTTAGGAGAGAGAGATGTGTTGTTCATTAAAGAACAGATAGCTGGGCCAAGAGAGGGTCATAGTCCAATCAAGGACTGGCCCTATAGTGGAAGACATGAGGAGAAGAGCTTCCTGTATGAG atAGTGGCCAATAAGAGGAATGGAATTGATGTTGATAAATGGGACTATTTTGCTCGAGATTGTCATTGTCTGGGCATTCCAACAAACTTTGACCTCCGTCGCTTCATGGCCTTTGCAAGGGTCATAGAGGTCAAACATCGGAAGCAAATCTGTACACGAGACAAG GAAGTGGGCAACTTGTACGAGATGTTCCACACTCGCAACTCTCTCCACAGAAGAGCTTATCAACACAAGACCTCCAACATTATTGAATACATGCTGACAGAGGCACTTTTAAAGGCTGACCCCCACCTATATCTGCGGGGGGTCAACGG gagtgtGCGTATGTCAGAGGCTATCCACGATCCTGTAGCCTACACTCGTCTCACTGACAGTGTTACACAGAGGATCCTAGAGTCCACAGAGCCAGCACTACAAgag TCACGAGATATTCTTGCTAAGATAGAGCGGAGGGAACTGTACAAGTGTGTGGGACAGACAGCTCCACCTTCAGGTGTTTACTTGAGCAAG gatACTTCAAGTCAACTAGCCACAGACATCATTGATAGTCTGATGGGTGTTTGCCCTTTGACCTCTGCTGACCTTGTAGTGGACCTAGTGACCTTTGATTATGGCAAAGGAGATGAGAATCCGATTGATTATATGAGTTTTTATTCCAAACATGAGCCAGAGCATGCCATCAAGGTGCGCAAGGATCAAGTGTCTGAGATGCTCCCTCACAAGTTCAGAGAGCAAATAGTTCGTGTGTACTGCAAGAGACTGGACAAGGCCAGTCTGGAGGCTGCTCAGAG gtATTTCCTGGCCTGGTGTAGGAAGCTGTCCTGTGTTACACCCGAG TTGTGTATTGCAGGGCTCTCCTGA
- the LOC135345570 gene encoding solute carrier family 52, riboflavin transporter, member 3-like produces MAITGVSFSRLCSKLPGSLLTYSLLCVFGVGSWVAVNGLWAEISILTRTLPECNCLPAVLVVVIQLANIGPLLYTVTNLYVQKRGYSVYRLEVIVVFVLVTVGLLSCVALAVFWDRVTLVGGSEHSVSLIVISLFLASVDCTSSVVFLPFLKHFPSQYVSALYIGEGLSGVLPSLTALSQGFANSSSCSTDPSELGLNFSPNVFFALLASLMLLCGIAFLLLNTLPQVRAIMTANPSINTSTIITEEQVTLVNTQLPKRRGLLMTCVSVLRAHVTIYFCLGLINFLTNGALSAISAFALSPYGNEVYHTAINLALLATPILSAVYLLLPHKSPVFTAVLTSLATLLGVYILMAALMDPPPLHNLVVGKVLIVCVNVSISGLVAYAKVGAVVQLHTRQDNRDVALLLAGLITQLGSLLGAVLFFVLVYFTNIFPPCT; encoded by the exons ATGGCGATTACTGGTGTGTCCTTTTCAAGGCTTTGTAGCAAGCTTCCTGGGTCACTGTTGACCTACTCCCTCTTGTGTGTGTTCGGTGTGGGCTCTTGGGTGGCTGTGAACGGATTATGGGCTGAGATATCCATCCTCACACGCACACTGCCAGAGTGCAACTGTCTACCTGCTGTTCTGGTGGTAGTCATTCAACTGGCCAACATTGGACCTCTCCTATACACAGTCACCAATCTCTATGTGCAGAAACGAGGCTACTCTGTGTATCGATTAGAAGTGATAGTTGTGTTTGTGTTGGTGACGGTTGGCCTGCTCTCATGTGTAGCCTTGGCCGTGTTCTGGGACAGAGTAACGTTGGTAGGAGGCTCTGAACACAGCGTGAGTCTCATTGTCATATCATTGTTCCTAGCATCCGTCGATTGCACCTCTTCTGTTGTATTTCTGCCGTTCCTGAAGCACTTTCCCTCTCAGTATGTGTCAGCCCTGTACATTGGTGAGGGCCTCAGTGGAGTGTTGCCTAGTCTAACAGCATTGTCTCAAGGATTTGCCAACAGCTCGTCTTGTAGCACAGATCCATCAGAACTTGGTCTCAACTTTAGTCCGAATGTGTTCTTTGCTTTGTTGGCTTCACTCATGTTATTGTGTGGTATAGCGTTCCTCCTGCTCAACACCTTGCCTCAAGTGAGAGCCATCATGACTGCCAACCCTTCTATCAACACATCCACGATAATAACAGAGGAACAAGTAACACTAGTCAATACACAACTACCAAAGCGTAGAGGACTACTAATGACGTGTGTATCTGTACTACGAGCTCATGTCACGATCTACTTCTGTCTGGGTCTTATCAACTTCCTAACGAATGGAGCACTGAGTGCCATCTCTGCCTTTGCATTATCCCCCTATGGCAATGAAGTGTATCATACAGCTATCAACCTGGCCTTATTGGCCACCCCAATCCTGAGTGCAGTCTACCTGCTGCTACCTCACAAGTCCCCTGTGTTCACGGCTGTTCTGACTAGTCTAGCAACTCTACTGGGAGTGTACATATTGATGGCTGCTCTAATGGACCCCCCTCCATTACACAATCTCGTTGTAGGAAAGGTGCTCATT GTGTGTGTGAACGTGAGCATCTCTGGACTAGTAGCTTATGCTAAAGTTGGTGCTGTGGTGCAACTACACACAAGACAAGACAATAGGGACGTTGCCTTATTACTAGCTGGACTTATCACTCAACTCGGTTCACTATTAGGAGCTGTGCTTTTCTTTGTGCTAGTTTATTTCACCAACATTTTCCCACCCTGtacttaa
- the LOC135345576 gene encoding uncharacterized protein LOC135345576, whose protein sequence is MGLLAAGYLFAALAVSLCSSVQGYTWHMYVNDVSLTNGSTQYLSDVEQLLTIKCTYDVLLKRTPPSLVRVVDGVSTPLNATTDYPAFSLTYPVPQEYRTGVACYQCRTHDNNYYTFITVSYQADPTTTIPTTIPPTRGSSGGSSSFTGLNPLIYTISAVILLGSLAIVAIITCWIRARRSFNNRSLRSAQTAQDYFDHMSDSEFTPLTSAEFQASLQERPPTYIQSEQIESGEPPPETTTEQPAESTLSREDAAIIENLIGLNLLPEEQRHTRRPPRQQSGPPRQQPVPPTVRPRPPTEEETSSEGVDELRCVGVRAQRLLTEQQSIGQLVLLEPTNNTNSC, encoded by the exons ATGGGTCTCCTTGCAGCGGGATATCTGTTCGCTG CATTGGCCGTCTCTCTGTGTAGCAGTGTACAAG GTTACACGTGGCACATGTATGTCAATGATGTATCGCTGACCAATGGAAGCACGCAATACTTGTCTGATGTAGAACAACTCCTCACAATAAAGTGTACATATGACGTTCTCCTCAAAAGAACTCCCCCTAGCTTAGTGAGAGTGGTGGATGGTGTGTCTACACCTCTGAATGCTACGACGGACTACCCTGCTTTCAGCCTCACATACCCCGTACCTCAAGAGTACAGGACTGGAGTTGCTTGTTATCAGTGCAGGACGCATGACAACAACTACTACACCTTCATTACAGTGTCCTACCAGGCTG accccaccaccaccatccCCACCACCATCCCCCCCACTAGAG GGTCCAGTGGTGGGTCCAGTAGCTTCACTG GTCTTAATCCTCTCATCTACACCATCTCTGCTGTCATCCTACTGGGCAGTCTGGCTATAGTGGCCATCATCACATGTTGGATACGCGCTAGACGATCATTCAACAATCGCTCTTTGAGGTCTGCACAAACAGCACAGGATTACTTTGATCACATGAGTGACAGTGAGTTTACTCCACTCACAAGTGCCGAGTTCCAAGCATCCCTACAAGAACGCCCGCCCACATACATCCAGAGTGAGCAGATTGAATCAGGAGAGCCACCACCTGAGACCACCACTGAACAACCTGCTGAGTCAACACTATCTCGTGAAGATGCAGCCATTATTGAGAATCTGATAGGACTCAACCTACTCCCAGAGGAGCAGCGTCATACAAGGCGACCTCCCAGGCAGCAATCAGGGCCCCCCAGGCAGCAGCcagtaccccccacagtgaggccacgcccccctacagaGGAGGAGACTagtagtgagggggtggatgAGTTGAGGTGCGTGGGCGTGCGTGCTCAGAGGCTATTGACAGAGCAGCAATCCATTGGACAACTAGTACTGCTAGAACCAACTAACAACACTAACTCTTGTTAA